One Chloroflexota bacterium DNA window includes the following coding sequences:
- a CDS encoding substrate-binding domain-containing protein, which produces MTGKVAFLLPDNTTPRWTSQDAPFFKNWMQKLAPNVQVIESVANNDPQQQLAQAQAALTQGAGVLVVVAVDGVQAAKIVEAAQAQNVPVIAYTRQIQNAPVKYMMGDDPFAIGVALGTWVKDNTKDGDTIAVIAGSTTDSFAHIERDGWLSVLKPLFDSGARKMVGDVYTPGWEPAKAHAEMDAILTSTQGNIQAVLAANDSTAEGSIASLQTHGLAGKIPVTGIDATLSADQLILKGLQSMSVWRSVDDLTQATAKVVVDLLSGKQPPADMFTTKVNNGAGDIPMFVIPSIVIDKTNMQKLLDVNAISKADLCKGIPAGTGPC; this is translated from the coding sequence GTGACGGGCAAGGTCGCCTTCCTGCTCCCTGACAACACGACGCCGCGCTGGACCAGCCAGGATGCACCCTTCTTCAAGAACTGGATGCAGAAGCTGGCCCCGAATGTTCAAGTCATCGAGAGCGTCGCCAACAACGACCCGCAGCAACAGTTGGCGCAGGCCCAGGCGGCCCTCACGCAGGGCGCAGGGGTCCTCGTGGTCGTCGCCGTCGACGGCGTTCAGGCCGCGAAGATCGTCGAAGCGGCGCAAGCGCAGAACGTCCCGGTCATCGCCTACACCCGGCAGATCCAGAATGCCCCGGTCAAGTACATGATGGGCGACGATCCCTTCGCGATCGGTGTCGCCCTCGGCACGTGGGTAAAGGACAACACGAAGGACGGCGACACGATTGCCGTGATCGCGGGCTCGACGACCGATTCGTTCGCCCACATCGAGCGTGACGGGTGGCTCAGCGTGCTCAAGCCACTGTTCGACTCCGGCGCGCGAAAGATGGTCGGCGACGTCTACACGCCTGGCTGGGAGCCGGCCAAGGCGCACGCGGAGATGGATGCCATCCTCACGTCGACCCAGGGCAACATCCAGGCGGTCCTTGCCGCGAACGACTCGACCGCTGAGGGTTCGATCGCCTCGCTGCAGACCCACGGACTCGCCGGCAAGATCCCGGTGACAGGCATCGATGCGACGTTGTCGGCTGACCAGCTCATCCTCAAAGGCCTTCAGAGCATGAGCGTCTGGCGGTCCGTCGACGATCTCACCCAGGCCACGGCGAAGGTCGTCGTTGACCTCTTGAGCGGCAAGCAGCCGCCGGCAGACATGTTCACGACCAAGGTGAACAACGGCGCGGGCGACATCCCGATGTTCGTGATCCCGTCGATCGTCATCGACAAGACGAACATGCAGAAGCTGCTGGACGTCAACGCGATCAGCAAGGCCGATCTGTGCAAGGGCATCCCCGCCGGGACGGGACCGTGCTAG
- a CDS encoding sugar ABC transporter ATP-binding protein, which translates to MLETEAARRDERRAASPPPSATLGGGGRLRAEGITKWYGSVQALDGVSMSAEPGEVVALVGDNGAGKSTLINIIAGAIAADAGTIFVNDQPVTIASTEQAEGLGICCVHQEKTLADNLDVVENLFLGRELTRGLGPFRRVDFASMRIVSQSVLVQLGISTIADIQTAVGHLSGGQRQSVVVGRTLLREYPIVLLDEPTAGLGVAECRRVMDLVKRLRERGAATVIVSQNIDEVFEVADRIVVLHLGKVAGVFRKSETTPEAVVGAVMGLDAARTASAVPHPDPAEGQPEPPEPGHPASTAARRVIAPAEVRPEALRVENVSKAYGSVQALAHVSLTVNHGEIVALVGDNGAGKSTLVKIISGVVDPDEGEFHVEGERVVIQSPNDAADRGIRTIHQDLALADNLDVPENLFLGRELSRGGGLLRRVDFVSMKERTIEVLAELGIGTISDVGVPVAQLSGGQRQTVAVARATLTNCSTLLLDEPTASMGLNEARHVIELVHRLREQGTAVLIITHNMRQVFEVADRIVVLHLGRVAAVFRKSETTPEIVIKAIMGTAT; encoded by the coding sequence GTGCTAGAGACGGAAGCAGCGCGCCGTGACGAACGGCGCGCTGCTTCTCCCCCGCCGAGCGCAACGCTCGGCGGGGGAGGGCGCCTGCGGGCGGAAGGCATCACGAAGTGGTACGGGAGCGTGCAGGCCCTCGATGGGGTCAGCATGTCGGCCGAACCCGGCGAGGTCGTCGCGCTCGTCGGCGACAACGGGGCCGGCAAGAGCACGCTGATCAACATCATCGCCGGCGCGATCGCCGCCGACGCGGGCACGATCTTCGTCAACGATCAGCCGGTCACGATCGCGTCAACGGAGCAGGCAGAGGGTCTCGGGATCTGTTGCGTTCACCAGGAAAAGACGCTCGCGGACAATCTTGACGTGGTCGAGAATCTCTTTCTCGGCCGTGAGCTCACCCGCGGCCTCGGGCCGTTCCGCCGCGTCGACTTTGCGTCGATGCGGATCGTCTCGCAGTCGGTCCTGGTCCAGTTGGGGATTAGCACGATCGCGGACATCCAGACGGCCGTCGGCCATCTATCAGGCGGCCAGCGGCAGAGCGTCGTAGTCGGGCGAACGCTGTTGCGGGAGTACCCGATCGTGCTCCTCGACGAGCCCACGGCGGGGCTTGGCGTTGCCGAGTGCCGGCGCGTCATGGACCTCGTCAAGCGCCTGCGAGAACGCGGCGCGGCCACCGTGATCGTGTCCCAGAACATCGACGAGGTGTTCGAGGTCGCAGATCGAATCGTCGTGCTGCACCTCGGCAAGGTGGCCGGCGTGTTCCGCAAGTCCGAGACGACGCCCGAGGCGGTCGTCGGCGCGGTCATGGGACTCGACGCGGCTCGGACCGCCTCGGCCGTTCCGCATCCTGATCCCGCCGAAGGCCAGCCGGAGCCCCCCGAACCCGGGCATCCTGCGTCGACGGCGGCTCGGCGGGTCATCGCCCCGGCCGAGGTACGCCCCGAGGCCCTGCGGGTCGAGAACGTCAGCAAGGCGTACGGCTCGGTGCAGGCCCTTGCCCACGTCTCGCTGACGGTCAACCACGGGGAGATCGTCGCGCTTGTCGGCGACAATGGCGCCGGGAAGAGCACGCTGGTCAAGATCATCTCTGGAGTCGTCGATCCGGACGAGGGCGAGTTCCACGTCGAGGGCGAGCGCGTCGTCATCCAGTCACCGAATGACGCCGCTGACAGGGGGATCCGGACGATCCACCAGGACCTGGCTCTCGCGGACAACCTCGACGTGCCCGAGAACCTGTTCCTCGGCCGCGAACTCTCACGAGGAGGCGGCCTCCTTCGCCGGGTTGACTTCGTCTCGATGAAGGAGCGGACCATCGAGGTGTTAGCCGAGCTCGGTATCGGGACGATCTCGGACGTCGGCGTTCCAGTCGCCCAGTTGTCGGGTGGCCAGCGCCAAACCGTTGCCGTCGCGCGAGCGACGCTGACCAATTGCTCCACCCTGCTGCTCGACGAGCCGACGGCGTCGATGGGGCTCAACGAGGCCCGACACGTCATCGAGCTGGTCCACCGTCTGCGTGAGCAGGGGACCGCGGTTCTCATCATCACCCACAACATGCGACAAGTCTTCGAGGTTGCCGACCGCATCGTCGTGCTCCACCTCGGCAGGGTCGCCGCCGTCTTCCGGAAGTCGGAGACGACGCCTGAGATCGTTATCAAGGCAATCATGGGGACCGCAACGTGA
- a CDS encoding transketolase family protein, with protein sequence MALPPGRALRAVFGETLAALAEADPRIVVLDGDVANSSGADAFDAAQPERFIQTGIAEQNMLGVAAGLATVGFVPVVSGFACFVVGRAFDSIRVLIDQPALNVKIAGGYTGLLTGRTGKTHQMFNDIALMRTLPNMTVLAPADEVEARQALRAMIETHGPVYIQITREASPVLFDTGYSFRIGRAVSVRTGRDVSLVTTGVQTTRVVEAADLLSQWGIDAGVLHVPTIKPLDEAAIIGAARATGLVVVVEEQTTVGGLGGAVAELLSEKYPVPVGRLGIRDCYGESGPNEALLDKYRLSATAVAADVRTWLSSRIRPDDVRPLAASRSQRAPLPEST encoded by the coding sequence ATGGCACTGCCTCCAGGCCGGGCGCTGAGGGCTGTCTTCGGCGAGACCCTCGCCGCGCTCGCCGAGGCAGATCCTCGGATCGTCGTCCTCGACGGTGATGTGGCGAATTCATCGGGGGCGGACGCGTTCGACGCCGCCCAACCAGAGCGGTTCATTCAGACCGGGATCGCCGAGCAGAACATGCTCGGGGTGGCCGCCGGACTGGCCACCGTCGGCTTCGTCCCGGTTGTGTCCGGGTTCGCCTGCTTCGTTGTCGGGCGAGCGTTCGACTCCATCCGGGTGCTCATCGACCAGCCGGCCCTGAACGTGAAGATCGCCGGAGGCTACACGGGGCTCCTCACGGGCAGGACCGGCAAGACGCATCAGATGTTCAACGACATCGCCCTCATGCGAACCCTGCCGAACATGACCGTTCTCGCTCCGGCCGACGAAGTCGAGGCTCGACAGGCCCTCCGGGCCATGATCGAGACGCACGGTCCCGTGTACATCCAGATCACACGCGAGGCTTCTCCAGTCCTGTTCGACACCGGGTACTCGTTCAGGATCGGGCGTGCGGTGAGCGTGCGCACAGGCCGCGACGTGTCACTCGTCACCACGGGGGTACAGACCACGCGCGTCGTCGAGGCGGCCGACCTGCTGTCCCAGTGGGGCATCGATGCCGGCGTGCTCCATGTCCCGACGATCAAACCACTCGACGAAGCCGCCATCATCGGCGCTGCGCGCGCCACCGGGCTGGTCGTCGTCGTCGAGGAGCAGACGACGGTTGGCGGACTCGGCGGGGCCGTCGCCGAGCTGCTCTCCGAGAAGTACCCCGTGCCGGTGGGCCGTCTCGGGATCCGGGACTGCTACGGAGAGAGCGGGCCGAACGAGGCCCTGCTCGACAAGTACCGGCTCTCCGCCACGGCCGTCGCGGCCGACGTTCGTACGTGGCTTTCCTCGCGCATCCGTCCTGACGACGTCAGACCCCTCGCCGCGTCCCGCTCACAACGCGCACCCCTACCGGAAAGCACTTGA